TTTCAGATAGACGATTGGCCATCAAATGCATGCTAAGTGCTGAAATCAGCCCGGCATTGAGCCAGATCACAAAATCTGGAAAATCGAAGTAAACCGATACAATCATTAGGTAGAATACATCCCCCAGACCGAACATACCTGAAAAACTGAGCTGATTGCGCCAGCGAATCAGCAGCATAGAAAGACCAATAATAACAGCAAGGAACCCCCAATTAAATGCGAGGCCCCAGAGCGAGATGGGCTGCACAAAAAAATGAAACAATACGGGCAGTACTGCAAAAAAAAGGATTAGGTACACATGTATACTTCTGCTTTTAAAATCCTGCCAAAAAATCAGGAATGAGCAGAAGCTGAAAAGCAGGAGAAAAATCACATACATCAATCCTTTTGGGTCTCTATCATGTTTCCATCCTGATCGATCTCCCAGATATTCATCACCCCATCGCCATCAAAATCAACCTGAGCTGTGGCCCGAGCCACATAGGTAGTGGGCGTTGCCTCCAAGATTTCGATTAAGTAGTTGGCATTCCCAGCTTCCTCACTGACTAACCCCTCCTGTTCAAATCCAATCTGGTCCAGGTTGTCACTAAACCTGGAGTACTCATAGTAATAGGTCTTTTGCAGGGTATGAACATGCTTCAGTGCCTGCTTGGCTTCTATGGATCTAGTGCGGGTAATGAGTGGCATCAGAGAGGGCAATGCCAATAACACCAGTATCCCGATGATCACCAACACTACCAGCAGTTCGGATAAGGTAAAGGCAGCCAGCCGCTTTTTATTCAGATTACTCATAAGGTTCCTTTGGACTTTTTCTCAAATTTAGGAAAATCTCATTGGTTTAATCAATTGAGGAACTCCAATTTGGTGAAGATGATGTATCCTTACCACATTTACTCTGTGGATGATCTCAGGTACTGGTGAGACCATGTACCCGTTTCAGTTAGCCTCTGACTTTTTATATTCGATTCAGTCAGATATAAACTGACCATTGTCCTAGATTTTAAGTTATGCCAATCCTAAGCTGGTAGAGGTCCTTCAGCCCACATGAGTCTATTTGTTTTTCATGGTCTCTATTTCTTTTTCAAGTTTTTCAACCCGCTCATTTTGCTCAATCAAATAAAGCGTCAGTTCCTCTATTTTCTCCAGCAGTTTGGCATTCATCTCCCCCAGCAAAATCCCCTGCTCCGCCACCTCTGTGGCCGATGGGATGCCGGGTAGGTGCTTGTTTGCTTTTATGAAGTCCGCTGTTGCTCCCAACTCTGGAAGCTCGTACCCCTCAGAAAAAACGTAATCTGGCCAGGGTGCCGCTTCTACTTTTACCTCTTCCATGATGGCTTTACCTGCTATGGCAAGCTCGTATCCGGCAGGAAGCGCTGTAGTACCTACTGTAAGAGCAGATGAAACATGTGTAAGTCCATCACCACGCACATAAAACCGCTTAACATTAATATCAGGATCCCCAACTATGAAATAATCGGCTGTCGAACCAACATCGAAATCATCAGAAGGGTTAATCCAGAATTGAGCTGAATTGTTGCTCTCAATGTGTCGAATTTCAGCTGGGTCATTGGTCTGAGCACTGAAAAGTAACCTGCTCGTTGTGCCATTCTTACCCAGCGTTAAGTAACCAGAATGATCAAGTTTCAACTTAACTGAATTATTGATACGCCATTCAAAACCACCTGTGGTTCCCGAGGTAGAAGACCCGATGAGCGAGGAAAGCTGCGAATCCCAGGTACCCACATTCCAAACCAACCTACCTCCGCCCTGAAACCACAACTCATCAGAATGCGAAATACTGTGCCTGAAATCATTGTAAACACCAATCGTCATTCTCAAGTCTTCTGATCCGGAGCCAGGACTATCAGAACTTTCATCTTGAACAAGAATAAAAGCTCTATCTGACCCATAGTTTACGTTTGAGTGAAAGTTCATAAGAAAACTCCCACCACTACTAGGAGACTTAAAGTTGACCAGACCACCACTGAAAGTGTTACCATTCCACTGAGCAAACCCCAGATTGGACAAACAAACCAACGCAAATGTTAATAAACTTCCTTTCATTTTATTTTAGATTCAAGTTCGATGACTCTCTCGGAAAGGTTTTGATTGTCATTTTTTAGTTCAATGACATACAAAGTGAGCTCCTCTATTTTCTCCAGCAGCTTCGCATTCATCTCCCCCAGCAAAATCCCCTGCTCCGCCACCTCTGTGGCTGATGGGATACCGGGTAGGTGCTTGTTTGCTTTTATGAAGTCCGCTGTTGCTCCCAAATCTGGAAGCTCGTACCCCTCAGAAAAAACGTAATCTGGCCATGGTGCCGCTTCTACTTTTACTTCCTTACTCCGAATGGTGCCATTTACTTCCAGTTTTTCAGTGGGGTTGATCACATCAACTCCCACGCTACCACCTGCGGTTAATGTCAAATTGTTTTGCCATTCCCATGATCCCGAGTTGTAGTATCTTGTTTGAAGCAACATTCTTCCACTGGCATTGGCATTACTTTCATTATTCGGTGTGACCATAATCCTTCCCTGCTGCCAGGCGTTACCTCCATTGGTATTGGCAGGAATCACAAAGCCTAATGTAGCACCCTCATTCATGCTTCGAGTACCAGAAGAGGCTTCAATAATCAAATTAGCTGCCTTTTCATCTGTTGAATTGATATCCACAGCATCTGACAAAACATGGAATTTTGCATCCGGGTTGGATAATCCCACACCAAAATCACCGCCCTTAATAAATGATTTCCCTGCTGGATGAAGTTGTATTTTAGTTTGATTGCCAGCGTTATTAAAAATTATGGCTCGATTATCCAAGGCATCAAAAGCAATGACATTGCCTTGATAAGATACCCTCAGGGCATTGCCCGAAAATCTTCCAATCTTAACTCCATCATCTACATTTCCGCTCGCTAAAAATTTAACAAACCTGTTGTTGTTCATTGTAAGATCATCGTTGCCCTGAGCAACGGCTCCTATGGCTAGAAGGCCCAATAAAATACTGACTAAAATTTTCATGGCTTATTGCTTTTTAAGTTGGTCTATCTCTCCTTCTTGCGCCTCTAGTCTTTCAAGGATGAGGTCTATTTGTTTATCCTTTTCAATAAGGTGGAGCGTCAGTTCCTCTATTTTCTCCAGCAGTTTGGCATTCATCTCCCCCAGCAAAATTCCTTGATCCGCCACCTCTGCAGCTGATGGGATACCAGGTAGATGCTTATTTGCTTTTATGAAGTCCGCTGTTGCCCCCAAATCTGGAAGCTCGTACCCCTCAGAGAAAACGTAATCTGGCCAGGGAGAGGCTTCTACTTTTACTTCCTTACTCCGAATGGTGCCCTTTACTTCCAGCTTTTCAGTGGGGTGAACGACACCAACACCGACATTGCCACCACCATAAGCCAAGGTCACATCTGCAGATGAATAATGATTTAAACTGGCGTAAGCATTTGACCGGGAATCCATGATCAAGTGACCAGTGCCATCAGTACTGGCCATAATATTCGGATACCCATTTGCCCGACCCACTAGCATGGTGGGCTGAGAGGCCAATGACAACAATTCCAATCTTGCATATGTGGAAGTTCCCCCTAATACCAGGCTTCCTTTGAAAAAAGAATCTCCATATCCGGCCAAACGAATATAGTTGGACTGGTCCCTACCATAAACATCAATCAATCCGTAACCATCATTTGGCCCATTGCTCCCACCTCCTCCTTTGGTTAATCTGACTGCATTAAAACTTCCCGCAGTGGTCTGATAGGCAAAATGATAGTGGCCATTCCAATTTGAAATCATGAAGTTAAGATCGGAGGCCCCTCCATAACCGTAGGACTCAATGACATTGGTGACATTGTTATGGGTGCCATCTCCGTCCGATTCAATTCTTAACCTGGCATAGCCACTGCCTTTATTCACAGTATATGATGACTCCTGGGCATAGGCAGAATGCACCAGCAATGTGATCATTAAATAAAATAGTAAGTCCTTCATTGTTTCTTATTCTCAAGGTTGGTTAGTCTCTCATTAAGCTTTTTGTTTTGCCGCTCCAGCTCGATCAAATGAAGGGTAAGCTCCTCAATCTTCTCCAGCAGCTTCGCATTCATCTCACCCAGCAAAATCCCCTGCTCCGCCACCTCTGTGGCTGACGGGATACCAGGTAGGTGCTTATTTTCTTTTATGAAGTCCGCTGTAGCTCCCAAATCCGGAAGCTCGTACCCCTCAGAAAAGACGTAATCTGGCCATGGCGCCGCTTCTACTTTTATCTCTTCCATGATGGCTTTGCCAGCCACGGCAAGCCTATAACCTGATGGAATCAAGTCTGTATTTACTCCGAGGGTTTTATCATTCGTATTGATAAACACCGCAGTACTCGTGGGAGCTCCATCCCCTGAGTTAATATCGGTGAATAGCAACTTATCGTCAGTCATTATCCTAAGTTGACCTCCATAATCATCAATTCGGCTGTAATAATTAGCCCATGAATCATTCCCCCACACCAATCCTTTGTTGGCAGTGCCATTATGAAACCGAATGGGATCCTCGAAGATGGTGGCGCCCTTCACATGCAGTTTGGACATTGGCTCAAGTGTCCCAATTCCCACTCTTTGGAGGTGTTCAGAATTATACACGACATTAGATGGGCTAATGGGCACAATACTCGATACATCTGAAACAGGAGTGAGGTTAAAATCAGTGGTAGGATCTGACACATCAGTAATGGTAAACCCATTAGCATATGTAGCATTGGGAGTGGGAGTACTCTTCAAAACAAGATAACGGTTAGCTCCTGATCCAACATAACCCCACTCAAGCTTGATCTGCTTGTGATTGTAATTATATTCACTAACAATGGTAAACTCAGCCGTATTGTAGTTCCCGGAAACAATATAAACCACCATTTCGTGTACTGCGAAATCGCCTGTGGCGTAAATTTTCACCAAACGATTACCCCGAGTTCCGATCTGATACCACGTATCTCCGCTCGGTACGGAGTTGGTATAGGGCTGACCAACAGCCCACTGACTAGCCATGATCGTGACGAGCAGGAAGAATAGTATGTGTTTCATCGAAGAGGTTGACATAAGCGGTGATCACCAACGGGCTTACATTTCTCTATTTAATTAAAATGACAATAGCCCAAAACAAAAAAAAGAAATTAACACATAGGATCAAAGGCTAATTTGTGAATAACGCAACTTCATGCTTTGATACTCTTGTGAACGCCACAAGAGCATATAACACTGACCTGTCAGGAAGGCTGTAAGAGCATACAGATATTCCTTCTCATAATTTTTTACTTATTTTCAAGTGCTTGAATTCTTCCCATGAGTTTGTCAAACTCGATGCTTTTAGACTCCAATTGCTCCAATCGTTCTAAAAGCTCGATCTGATAGAGCGTTAGTTCCTCTATTTTTTTCAATAGCCGCATGTTCATATCTCCAAGATCAATTCCATTTTCACCAATCTCAGTAGCAGAAGGAATTTCAGGAAGGTGCTTATTTTCGGTAATGTATGCTTTAGTTTCCTTTAGCGATAGGAGTTGGTAATCGGATTCAAAGACATAATCCGGCACATCAATATTTGCAAGCACCTTGACTTCAGTTGCTCTAATCTGTCCATTCACTGCCAACTTTGACTTAGGATCTTCAATGCCAATGCCAACATTTACAGAATTGGTTCTGTCCAATAGAATGCTATTACCTATGCTTAACAAGTTGATACCAGCTCTGTGCAGTTCCAGTTCACCATCGTTGACAATATCAATGGTGATATCATCGTCCTCATTTCCAATTCCACCAGTTCCGAATCCAATTGACGATCCTCCTTGTGATAAAATTTGATAGTTGTTGAGCGCTATGTTCCCATTTACATCTAATCTCTGCGATGGAGTAGATGTTCCAATACCAACCTTACCAATGCTTTGATCAGTGTGTTTGATAGTAATATCCGCAAAGAAGACAGGCTGTCCTCCGGCCCCTACCCCAAACGTATGCCCCAACTTCAAATCTGCGTTGTGTGCACCAATTACTGAATAAGAGTTATCTGTAGCCATTCCGATCGAAAGCCCTCTTGCTTCATTATCTACTCTTGTCACATCAAAGCCATAACTGATTGGATCAGTTGTTTCTAGCGGGGTACGCACCTGAAGGGGAAAATCCGGAGTAGTGGTGCCTATCCCAACCATTCCGTTATATAGATTTAGAAGATCATTATTCGAAGCACCACTTTTATAGATGTTCAGCGCTCCGGAAAATCCCGTTTGTTTGATAGAAAAACTTCCTCCTGAGTTGGTCACTAATCTCCATGAGTCAGAATTGTTTCTTATTTTAATGGTGCCCTCAATATCTAATTTCTCCGTTGGACTAGAAACACCAACCCCTACAGCCCCGCTTCGCCAAATCGGATCGGTCGTAGAATTACCATTCCATTGGGCCCAAAGGGTGGTTGACAGAAGTATGGCAGGCAACAATATCAGTGCTTTTCTCATCTTTTCTTAGATTTAATTTGTTTTATTTCAATGACTTCCGATCTGTGAAACTTGCTTCTCAAGTTCCTTGATTCTCATCTCCAGGGATTTATTTTGTTCGTGGTGAGCCCTTATTTCTTTATTCTGCTCAATGAGATAAAGCGTCAATTCCTCGATCTTCTGCAGCAATTTTGCGTTCATCTCTCCCAAGTTGATACCATGTGCTGTTACCTCAGCTTCACTGGGAATTTCGGGTAGATGTTGATGCTCACTGACATAACTTTCCAATTCCTCCAGGGGCCTTAGCTTATAGTCTTTTTCAAACACAAAGTCAGACCAGCCACTTGATTCTACTTTGATCTCTCTTGCCCCAATAGAACCTTCAACGGCCAGTTTGTGAGAACCCGTTGCTGACGTCCCCATTCCAATCTGACCATTATTTTTTATATATATCCTATCGATCCCAGCTGTTCGTAAGTGTAAATTAGCCCCTCCTTCTGCATCCAAAACCGCACCTCCAGTCCCTACCCAGAGCTGAGCACTTCTATTCTGAGCAGCATTCAAGATTCTCAACCCATAGCCGGAATTGGAGGATGATTGCTTAATAGCAAGCCTGTAGGTTCCGGGACTGGATATGCCCACAGCCATATTACCTGATGTGGTAAATACAAATTGAGGAGGCCCTGCAGCGGTTTTCAGGCCCAAATCCTTGTAAGATGTTCCGTCAAAGTTATGTGACGAAATATAATTTCCATAAGTATAATTGGCGGTAGAGGGTCCGGCAGCACCGATAGAAATACGGCCTTCACCTGTCCTAAATCTCGCCACCACATCAGACCCTGAATTTTCCAGCACGTCCAATTTGGATATTGGGTTTGTCATCCCCACCCCCATGTTACCTCCACTACTTGGGAACACAATAAAATTCCCCAAACCTGTCTTAATGGTCAGGTCACGATCATTGTACGTGAACAGAGAGAAATCATTTCCATCGCCGTAATCTGCACTTGATTCGTTCAGCATAAGCCCCGCTCCGTAATCGGAAGAAGTACCTATGCGAATAAACTTATATACCCCGGTACTGTAATGCTTTGGATTAAGGTATTGAACATCTACCTGTTGTGCAATGACACTTGAGGTGGAACACGCGAGCAAGATCGAATAGAAAAGAACTTTCATAGGTTAGGATTATTTGGTGGTAGATAAGTTTCTGGCTTATTTGGTGACAATATAAACCCAACAAAAAAAGAAAATTCCCCCTTAGAATCAAAGACTTATTTGTGAATAACGCAGGGCAGTGTGATTCAAACTCAGAATGCTCAGAAAGGTACGAGCGTTGGTGGTAAGGACCAACGCAGTAAGCCACCCGACTATTATCTGAAACAGCATCGCGCAGCTCCTAAACTGACTACTTCATCTCTACTGAGAACCGTTGTGAGCTTCCCTTGCCGAAAATGCTAGATTTCACTAGCTTTATCTATCGGTACCTACCAATTTCGTGGTAGCCGATCGCCTGGATTCATAACCAGGTCCAAAACCACAAATCTGAACATAAGGAAATGAAAAAATTAACACTCACAATTTGCTTGTCAATTCTTGCACTCATGGGATACGCCCAAGTGACCGAACTACACGTGCACGGAGACCAAACCAGCAACCGAATATCACAATCCGGGGGAACCTATACGGAACTGGCCCAAAGGACATGGAGTGGAAGTGCCGGGATTCTTTTCAGTGCATATGCGTCAGACACCTATGTGAATGGCGGGCTATCCACGACGGGCAACACAAAATACAAATTCAATCCATCTGTTTTTGGATCAACATCGCATGGCGCCAAAATGATCTATACCAACCATTCGAGTATTGGCTTTTTTATTAGTCCGGCCTCAACCGCCGCAGGGGACGATGTTATCTGGGGTGATCCCGTGCTTTGGTTAATGAGAGGTGGAGACGTTGGTATTGGAACTATCCAGCCAAATGCCGGCCTGCATGTTCAAAATAAAGATTTATTAATATCAAATGATGTGTCAACTGGCGGGACGGGTATTTCAAAACTTATATTTTCTGAAGGCTCAGACGATACTGCACCATTGGGCTTTTCCATCAATTATAACGGAGACAATTTCACAGGGGGAGACAACAAACTCTACTTCGAAAGCCCCACAGCAGGAGAAGTATTTACCATTAGAAATGATGGGAAGGTCGGAATAGGAACCGCCTCAACTGGCTCACACAAACTCGCTGTGAATGGCTCTATTGGAGCAAGGGAAGTTAAAGTGGAGGCGGGTACCTGGTCTGATTTCGTTTTTGAGCAGGGCTATAGCTTGCGAACACTTGAAGAAGTAGAAGAACACATCGCCAGGAATGGTCATCTTCCGGATGTCCCAAATGAGGCACAGGTAACCGAGAGCGGAATCAACCTGGGTGAAATGGATGCCCTATTACTCCAGAAAATCGAAGAGTTAACGCTCTATCTTATCGAACAGAACAAGAAAATAGAGGCGCTTCAAAATGAGCTCTCTGTCTTAAAAAGTAAATAACACGATCTGACATGTTCGCCAACCCCCATCGTTGGCGCACGCGTGTCGCGTGTGCTTTACTTTTTTCCTTTCCTATTTTATAAAATCCATCTCCAACAATCCCTTTCCACCACTGTAGCCGATGGCACTGCTGTATTTCCAATGTTCGGCCTCACTTACAAAACCCGCTTCAATGGGATTTTCATGTAGGCCACCTTCTGATCAATAACGTGACTGCTCCACAACTCCATTGGTTTATTGTATGCTGCCACAGTTGTTTTCCTTTCACATTGCTGGACTTAGAGCAGCTCGCTCAAACATCCACAAAAGTCATTCTTTCTTGCTTTCTCGAGGATTGTCCTCAATTTCCTTTTGAAGCTTCTTAGAGGTATATTCTTTAAATCTCCCCAAAAGAGCTTCCGGGTTGTTTTCTTTCGCGGAAAAGATAAG
This Marinoscillum sp. 108 DNA region includes the following protein-coding sequences:
- a CDS encoding type IV pilin protein; protein product: MSNLNKKRLAAFTLSELLVVLVIIGILVLLALPSLMPLITRTRSIEAKQALKHVHTLQKTYYYEYSRFSDNLDQIGFEQEGLVSEEAGNANYLIEILEATPTTYVARATAQVDFDGDGVMNIWEIDQDGNMIETQKD
- a CDS encoding transposase, whose protein sequence is MEVFCWCIMPSHLHLIFSAKENNPEALLGRFKEYTSKKLQKEIEDNPRESKKE